The Pyrus communis chromosome 12, drPyrComm1.1, whole genome shotgun sequence genomic sequence gaagaaagaatggttaGGATGGGATCGTACGGAGGAATGGTTAGGCTGCTGACGGTGACGGCAACGGCGAAAtcagaggaagaggaagaagaaaaagaaaaggaagagtgTTCATATGAAGCAGCTGCGGAGGAGATAATGCTGCTGTGGGGAATCCAACAGCCAACTCTGTCTAAGCCGAACGCTTTCGTCTCTCAAGCTTGTCTTGAACTGAAACTGGATGCGTGTGGCCATTCACTCTCCATTTTCCAGTCCCCTTCTTCCTTGGTATCTCTCTCTAATCTCAAatctttattcctttctttctttctttcttcattGCAATGCTTCTTTCTTCTTGTCAACTTTAAAACTTTGTTTTCAGTGTGATTCAGTCACTTTACAGAATTCTTAGCAAAATATCATTCATTCTAGATGTAGATTGTAGAGGCAtaaaaacagaagaaagaaagaaacaagcACAACAAGTCTAGCTTGTTGAAATTCGGACGCTTTATTAGTCTTGCAGCTAGTTTCTGGAAGCATTATTCTGGAGATTATGCTTGGTCTCTCTCTAGGACTGGATTGAAATGGATGAAGGTAGACGacaattatttttcattttgatgtaGGACAAAATGACAAGCGTCAAATCTGACAGTATACTCTACTAAATGAGTAACGACCTTCTACCTCCAACTTGGTCACAAGTTTTctatttcttccttcaacataCTTTGAAAATATGGTGGCCTGTccattccaatccaatcctCTATGCCCAAGGCCTATGATTTTTGGTCCAAAGAGGAGGTAATTATGGTTCGCCCTTCAaacttgaaaatattgaaatcaaACTTTTCGGTCAGTTTATTGAACTGGATTAAGAGACACATGAGCTAGGACAAGAATCCCCTAGTCAGTTAGTTTTAGGAAGGTTTAGGCTTCAATTTTCATATGGTAATGAAACTAACTAGGTGATGAGAGTAAGTACATAATGCATGCCTGTTTCTCATCTCCGTTTAGAAAACTATGTTTTTATAGACTAAATTTCATTACTAAAAttttcgtttcttggtcatctTGTTGAAAGCTAGGATATGAACGATTATCATGAGTCACATAATAGATTATTTTAAAGCTTCCACCGTCGTTTTATTTCAGTTGGTCTGTGATGTAAAAGACAGCTGCTAGAGGACtcacttttaagttttattcTTATAGAAATTTTATTGTGCATTCAACTTGTTCTTGAACTGTAGAATACACCTGGGGTCACTGGTGCTGTTATGTGGGACAGTGGAGTTGTATTGGGGAAGTTTCTAGAGCATGCTTCAGACGCGGAGTTACTACCTCTTCAAGGGAAGAAAGTTGTTGAACTCGGCTCTGGCTGTGGATTAGTCGGGTATTCATAATTACAATCCCTTTCTTGACATCTatctgtttttcttctttaatttctATGAGATGCTATTCTCTTAGATAGAGTGTCTAACTGGACCTCTAGATCAGTTTTTTCTACTAGACTGGCTTTGAATGGGTAGAATTAGGAGCTTTTACTGTTAGATCACCTCATCCAGCAGAGCTCTAGTTGTTTGCAGTTTGGGTTGATTGTAGGCCATGTTAACAAGATATAATTGGCATTTATATGTCTACCTCCCCGGAGATGGTTAACGTACATGTAGATTTTGACTTGGATTCTAATTTATGGCCTTATAGGCCAGGTTGAAAATAATGGTTCTCTTACTTGCTGTATACCacccttcttttctttattcttcCAGCTGCATTGCAGCTCTTCTAGGCGGTCAAGTTGTGCTCACAGATCTTCCTGATAGACTGAGACTACTGAGaaagaacattgaagtcaatcTGAGACATGGAGACATGCGAGGTTCAGCTAAAGTGATGGAATTCACATGGGGAGATGATCCTGATCCAGAACTGACTGAACCTCCACCTGATTTGGGTAAACAATGTTGGTTCCCTCTCCTATAAAGCAGTAACATAACGATGTTGGTTCCCTTGCAGTGCtgcacatcaaatttttggatgGTTAACTGGTAATAATAACGCTACCAACATAAATGTCAGGAACCAAGGTCTGGTTTTGAGATTAAAGAACTGAAAATGAAAACGAAATGACATTTTGCAAAATGGAACTAATCTTTTATGGTCAAAGTTTCTGTGATATTCCAATTAAGAGGTCTCTGTTTAGAATCACATTCAATTTGTCTTAATCCTAGCGTTATGCTGAATTCAACAGCCTAACTGAAAGCAAAATTACTTCTCCTAGAACACCCAAGAAAGGGCGGTTGAATTTTAGGACTGTCCTCAATAATTAGGATTCTGTTTTCTTTGCTCATTTCTTAATCATAGTGAATTGGTAAATGGTAAACCTACATTCAATGCTCAAACCATACCATGTCAAATGTGTGTTTTTACCAAAATGTTATACCAGTGCTAGGCTCTGATGTAATCTATAGTGAGGAAGCAGTGTTGGATTTGTTGTCTGCATTACAGCAACTCTCCGGAGGCGAAACGACAATCTTTTTGGCTGGAGAACTTCGAAATGGTAATAATTgctctttttttaaattttttttttgaaactttaacgaaaagcttccggtactgttcattttaacgaaaaaccacatttttatactaaaaaaaaaaaatcctgataaccttttattttgtccttatcgttacaactcaaagttttcaagttattttcattagtttttttttttttttacgtacTGTTTTCAATTCTTCTTCCCGGTGCAGATGCTGTCCTTGAATACTTCTTGGAGTGTGCAATGAAGGATTTTGTAATTGGGCGTTTGGACCAGAGACAGTGGCATCCAGAATATTGCAGCAGCCGTGTTGTGTTATACGTTCTCGTGAGGAAGTGAAGCGATTTGGGTGGGACACTGACTTGGAGTGCATTTTTCCTCACCATTATTTAGTGTGGTTTATGCTCATTACCTTATTTATCAtggttagatgagtttgaacttTGAGATTTGTTTATATCCActacacaaatctcaaaattcaaactcatctaacggtgataaataaagtggtgagcatacaccacactaaatggtGGCGAGCAAAAATACTCTTTgaaactcatctaacggtgataaataaaATGATTAGCATACACTACACTAAATGGTGGCGAACAAAAATACTCTTTGTAGTCCTGTGCGATGGCCTCAAGAGGTGGCTTCAGAGTTCGTAACAAGCTCTGTATCATTTTCTTGGGCCTGGCTTTTGTCATGATTCATGGATTTTTCTGCTTatgtataaaattataaatcatATGTGCAAAAACTCAATAAATATAAGTATTACGACCcgtaaaaattaataaaagattcTGTTTTTGTCCTGCCCAAAAGCCACAATAttcattggaaaaaaaaaaagaagcctaAGTGGATTATTAGTCTTCGTGGTGATATGATAGTTGGAAAATAGTTTATATTGTAAAAAAAACTATGATTTAAAATCTATTAGGCATTAGGCCCAAAATTGAATATTCCGTTGACTTTATTTGCACGCGAGCCATACATATTATCCAGCAATCAGCATGCCAAATTAAAGGTTAAAGAAGTCGTAGAATTCATTTTGGTTCATTGCTCAAAGGtgatatttcgtgtaaatataTAACCTTAAGGGTGGGCATAGGTTGCACTACAACAAAATTGGCTTAATTTGTCGGAGAGTGATGGCGGTTTTATAGTATTATTGTCGGATAAAATATTTCTGACAACATATTTAAAAAGTGTTAGATAACAAAGTATTACTGTCGGATATATCCAACAAGAATAATGAAATAGGCTCTTAACTCCACcagatttattttttaaataattttaaccaattTTGGCAAATACATCCACCATGAGTACGTAATGTGTCAGATTatgttatattatttttgaattttttatactaACTCTGGCGGCTGTTATATTCGACACAaatagtttgaaattttttatactCACTCTAGCGGTTATAGCCGACacaaatattttcaaattttttatactaactttgatggttatatccgacacaaaTAGTTGCTAACTCTGGcgattatattatatattttcaaatattttataaatatttatgttttgttaatcacattcaaaggcaatGGCAGAAGCACACCCCCTTCGAACCCAAGACCAAGATGTCTCATGCACAAGCACTTCACCATCAAGCTGGGAAGATGGTCAATTAAATATATTCATTAAACtagttaatatttaatataccataaatatttatttaagttttttttttgtcgaataaatatttatttatgttaaattaataaattttttcgCTATTATTGGTATGAAGATATacaaaacttgaatttaatgAATAATCACGATTAGATAAGCATAATTTTGATaatctttggtttttttaatttgtttttactatAGTTATAATCGCGATTAGATAAGCATAattttattaaaccaaacaactattattttatttttttagatcgTGACAAAATTTTGGGAGGGAATTGGGCAGGATATTTCCTGCCATTCTTTACATGGAAAAAGTGTTGTCGGTTATATTCGACGGTAATAGGAAAGTATGTcggataaatttttttatatttttttatagaaacagATTGCTGTCAATTTTAACCGACGGTACTACCAATTCTACATGATAaaaaccctctctctcttccttgcGCCACTGCCTTCTCCTTTCTCCAGTTTCTTCTCCTCCCCGCTGCATTCCTTCCCCCTTTCCTTctcctctcctccttctttccttttccttctcgCTTCAATCACTATGGATGAACAATTCGAGGAGCAACATTCCGAAACCAGTacgttttaaattatttgtattagtttagtttgtgttttaaattttgattatgtTATTAAATCGAGTTGTATTTTAAATCTTGACTTGAGATACCTTATCAAacatatgcataaattgaaatATGGTCCTTGTTTAGAGCTTTTATataggttttgtttttgtaaatatgcatcacaaatgttttttttttgttattaacaAGGAGCAATGCCTCAACAGAGAACTCGGAGCTATGGAATCCCAAAATGGATAGGAAAACAAAGCTGTTCATTTGATTCCACCGGAGAATGCATAAGTTCGAATAGTggccatttttcaaaatttattgcTTTTGAGGTCAACGATCCTCAAAATATTCCTTCAACGAAGGATTGGTGCTTGATTAAGGAAGATGAAAAGGAAGTCGAAGGTAggtatattttttctttttcatacaaATTGTATAATTAGCAAAAGATTATAAACATAATTAACGAacttttatatatatgaatatatattatagcggataattattagttttgtttagtattatatattcaattattagttttgtttatgtttatttaaattgtcgtttttatattttttttattattaatatcttTTATGTTGGTTATGGACGATTGAATTGTCCTTGTATATGACATAATTTCTCAGAATTTAGTGTCGGTTGTATCCGACGACAGGATTAATGTCTCTTATAACTGACACCATTGCCTCATATCTGACACCattttgctttttttgtttaatggactttcctttttcttggtAGATTAAGAGTCCTATTCGATAGCAAACGCTTTTTTGTGATGTAAGTAATGCTGTCAGTTCTTTTATCCACCATTACATGAATTTTTGTCGAATTTTTTGCTAATATCCAACATAAATGGGCTTTTCTTGTCGTTTTTTAGAATGACACTGCTGGgtacttttgtagtagtgttgGTTGGGTCAGTTTTGGGCCAAAACAGAAACCAAACCGATCTTGTTGGTTGAGCCAAAATTGCAAACCGAAACCGATCAAGCCGGGACTAAAACCGATCATGTCGGTTAATTGACAATGACAGGTTGGTTTGGGTCGGTTTTTGATTTGTGGATGACGCAGgagtgggagagagagaactgTCATCTGGAGAGATTCACgatggtggtggaggaaggaAGAATGGAGGACATGGCTAGGAGGCTGTTGTATTAGGTTTAAGAACTAAGTCCGAAAGTGAGAGAAAAAAGGCCACAAGAACAAACCGCAAAAAAGGCAAGAAAAGTAAGAAAATGTGATGTAGATGCAAACTATGCAACAAAAAAGTCATCCTAGATATGCAGACAAAACACCACCATTACCCTTAAGGTCTCTATTctgattaaaacaaataaaagcaaACACACGAATTAGTTCAATTAACCGATGTCCAAGAATTATAGGAACTACTCGTCAAACCAACTTTAGTCGGTGTGGTTTAGTGTACTCatcgaaaaacaaaaacaaaaacaaaaaaaccaaactaaaccaAACTGTCAGTGCGGTTTGGCCAGTTtagtcagttttttttttaattgcctAGCCCTATATTAACCTATAGTCTAATAGTCTATAGCTGCCAAACAAATTCATCCTCGAGCTTACAACTTAGGGCACATCATATGTGCTTGGATCCCCTCAAATGTGTTGAAGACTTAAAGGCAACATGATGGATTGGGATAGTGTttttgtagaattatcagagagacggaTTTAAGGCCCACTTCcaacaatattaatattattctcaacttggtaattactaCATGCACAATCTGTCAGGTGTGTGGTTTATCACAAAAGACATCGGTATTAGTTGAAGTGGAGatatgatatttaaactcttgtttttttatttcttccagAGAGACAGTCGATGTGGGACATTTCAACACGCCGTCTCACATGAGATCCAATTAGTGGGTCACCACATgtgggagatccacacatcgacAACTACGTGGAACCAAATGGACTCACCCTACACATGGGGCCAAGGACCCACCAACATCACGCGGGACCAATGGGACCCACCCATTATGTGGGTGTACAAGGCCCGCTCCTTGGCTCTGATACTATGTAAAATGATCAAAGAGACAGGTTGAaagcccacttccaacaacaccgatattgtccctgTAGGATATTTCAACACACCCCATCACGTAAGATCCAATTAGTGGGTCACTACACTTGGAAGATCCACACATCGACAACTACGTGAAGCCAAAGGGACTCACCTACACGCAAGGCTAAGGACCCACCATCATTGTCTGGAGCCAAAGGAACCCACCCATCATGTGGCAGTACGAGGCCCGCTCTCtaactctgataccatgtagaattatcagaaaGACGAGCCAAATGCCTACTTCCAAACAACACCAATATTATCcctaacttggtaattaccacctacACAATCCGTTAGATGTGGGGGTTATGACAAATGATCTCGGTATTAGTTGAAGTAGggttaagatatttaaactcttattttatCAGAAATATGATTGACGTGGGATATTTCAACAGTTTTCGGATAAAATATAAACACATACAGCGCAAAGTCAAACTTGCTTTAAGGTTTCTCATGTATAGTCGTGGTTAGGATATCTTCAAGTTGAAGACGAGTCGCCTGGATTCATGCATGCTTTTACAGTAGGACGAAAAATAATTTAtacgtttttaagtttttaatttttttctgtttgagatttttatgttatataatttatacgtttgtttgtttgtttaatactaattaatttataagttttgtttttattaatcttGTACAAATATGACTTAAATGCATTCGAATTACGAGTtctacacttatcataatcatatcaTCAATTTAAAGAAATATCAAATATTTCATTAAACAAAGGCGTACACAAATGGAGTCTACTAAAAATACACGCGCagttagaaataaaaaaaatatgggtattCTTCCTTGAGAATTCAGATAATTGATGGCCTGCTATATATACGAAATGGCATTAATTCTAATTTGTATACATACACATACCAGCGTACAACGAAGAATAACTTATTAGTTTTTACTTGTGTAACTCGACGTTGCTCTAGTGTGCTGGTTGTCTTGGTCAATGACTCCTGCTCCGGCTCAGcaaaattattttggtcattaattttatgaatattattATGTACATCTtgtgcttatttttttagttgtgATCGATCGTGTTGTAATAGTGgttgttatatatataattaaatatggGACGGACTCCACATTAccatttttttacacaatttttaacCAATGCTTTTGTGGGATTCATTTGACAATATATTTCAACGATCATACCGtctgttttttttaagtttttcctcaaagatcatgtctattttaaatcaccaaaatttgaaattatataAATGTTGAATTAACGGTTTAGGGTTGCTTTGTAGAACCATATTCGtcaattttcttcactacaaataaaTATCTTAGAGTTGTCTAACTTTTTGAAAAGATGACCTATGGatgatgttctaaaagataACTAGGAAATGGGAAACCTTTTCCCAGCTGCCACTTGCCTGCATTTGATCTCCAcagtatttttatttcttttgttgcAAAGTTGTTGGCGGTAAGGATCAGAAAAAGCAAGCTTAAGGTTGGCCAATTGCCACCAGGAAGAAGAGGTTGGCCGATTGTTGGCGACAGCTTCAATTGGCACAATGCGGTCGTGATTTCCCACCCCTCGGTTTGTTGAACAGGTCCAGAGGTTCGGGAAGATATCCTCATGCAGTCTGTTTGGAAGATGGCCTATGGTATCAGCAGACCCAACCTTTTATGAAGATCGAAGAAATCTTGAAGAACTCAGGTGAAGGAATGCAGagaatcagagagagagagcgttTTAGAATTGGGAATTGCTTGTCTTGATTGTCCAAGTAATGAAATAGAATGGTACTGTATATAGCTATAGTATTACAAGACTTGTAAGCTAAGCTATTGGATTATATTCTAATTACCTTATCTCAACTAACTACACTCTTAACAAACTTCACATAATTACCTATCTCATTTATTGACAAGTGGCACTAGCTTGTCCTctgatttcttcttcatttggagCATTGAATTCTTCACTTGGATCATGGTTTTGGTCTTCATTACTCTTACATCCCCTCAATCTGATACTTGAGTGAACTGAGCATTAGATTGCCATGGTGTTGCTAGAATAATGGTGTTGATAAACCCTTTGTAAGAACATCTGTTGATTGTTCTGCAGAAAAAACATGTTGGACTTGAAGATCCCCTCGAGTGACTCTGTCCCTCACAAAGTGGTAGTCAATCTCATTGAGTTTTAATTTAGCATGAAACACATGATTTGTGGAGAGTCTAATAGTTGAAATGTTGTCACAGTATATCATTGATGGTAAATGTAGAGGAACATGCAAATCACAGAATAACTGTCTAATCGAAGCAAGTTTTGCAACAGTAATTGCAAGGGTTCCATCTTCTACTTTTGTAGATGACTTGGAGACAATATGTTGTTTCTTTGATGCCCATGTGATGGGATTTGAACCACGAAACACAACAAAACCTAAGGTTGATATCCTATCATTTGGATCACCAACCCAATCTGCATCATTATAATACTGCAAATGCATTGATCTTGGTTTGAAATGAACTTCATAGGTAGAAGTGCCCTTGAGGTATTTGATAATTCTTTTGACTGCAATCACATGAGATTCCATGGGATTATGCATGAACTGACAAGCATGATTCACTGAGAAAGTTATGTCTAGCCTTGTGAATGTGAGATATTGGAGTCCCCCAATAATACTCTTGTATTGACTGTGATAAGGTTTCTCATCATCCTTAAGTAACCTATGATAAGGTAAACATGGTGTAGCACATGGTTTAGAGTTTTGTAGATCCACTTTATCAATCAACTCATTTATATACTTTGTTTGTGACGCAAACAACCCCTTTGAAGTATAACTAATTTGTAACCCCAGTAAATAGTGTAGTGTGcacaaatcattcatttcaaattcTGCAATAAGATCTACAAACACTTGAGTTATCAATTGAGAAACACTACCAGTGAGTATCATATCATCAACCTACATAAGAAATAGCATAATGTCTTTGGAGGAATGCTGAACAAACAAAGATGGATCAGCTTGTGAAGCTTGAAACCCCAaatctgataaaaaaaaaaaacttgtgaaTCTTTCATTCCAAGCTCTAGGAGCTTGCTTAAGGCCATATAATGATTTTTGGAGTTTGCAAACATAATGTGATGGATGTGTTAAGGTCTCAAACCCTGGAGGTTGTTCCATATAGACTTTTTCCTGTATAATTCCATATAGAAAAATTTTCACATCCAGTTGGCTAAGAGGCCATTTGAACTAAGCACCTAAGGCAAAGATTAGTCCAATAGTTGTAGGTTAGACCAGAGGATTGAAGGTTTCCAAGTAATCTATACTCTCTTCCTCACTATAACCTTTTGCCACAAGTTTGGCCTTATACCTTACCCCATATCCATCTACATTGTTCTTGATTTTATATACCCATTTGCACCAAACTAGATTCTTATCAGGTGCTAAAGGAACTAAAAACCATGTCTTTTGAGAATGTAATGCATCAATTTACTTCTTCATTGCATCTTGCCATTCTGGCACTTTCAATGCAGCTTTGAAAGTTTTTAGTTTTGACAGACAGTTGcagagaatgctttttttctttcttttttcttctttgaaaacTCCATTCTTGGATCTTATTTACATAAGGTGCACATTTATAGGAATTGGCAAAACAACATTGAGTTTTTTATGTTGGAAATCAGGATCCACAGGGATAAAGTATTATGTACTTGAGCTGGTAGTGACAATTGTTGTATTTGAGGTTCACAGGACATTTATGTTGAATTTAAACTATGTATAGGTGAGGAAATAAACTCTGTGGCACTAGATGCAACTGTTTACAAAGAATCTTATGCTCTAGATCCAAATAAGGAATCTGAGGCTCTAAATGAATGCACATTTAATGACTCTGAGGCTGTAGATGTAGTTGAATGATATGAAGGTgataatgtttgatttattaatGAAATGATCGGTATTGGTATTGTTTGGTGAATTCATTTGTGAATAAGCAGATGGCAATGCTGCTGTTTTGTGAAATAATGCAGGATTTGAGTATGGAAAAGTGGTTTCATCAAATAAGACATGTTTGGATGCATATAGTATATCAGCAGCAATATCTAGACATATGAAACCTTTTATAATGTCATGCATATCCTAGAAAAACACATGTTGTAGTTTTGGGTTGAAGTTTGGATATATTATATGGTTTAAGTAGTCGAAAACATGCACAACCAAATATTCTTAGGTGCTTAATATCGTGAACCTTATTATACAGTTTTTGAAATGGAGATTGCATTTTTAGAGACATCCTATTTATCAAGTAAGTTGCAGTAGCACAAACATGAAACCAGAATTGACTAGGCAATTTTGCAATATAAAGTAGTGAGTGTAATTGCTGTTTCTAAAGTGTGCCTATGCGTTCTTTATGCCAATCCATTTTGTTCAGGAGTGTATGAACATGATTTGTGATGTAGGATACCATTTTGTGATAAGAATTGTTGAAACTTTGTGCTTATGTATTCACCTCCATCATCActttgaaatatttttgattttgcAGAAAATTGAGTAAACAAGCATGCATGAAATTGGACAAATGTTGCAAACACTTCTGATTTATTAtgtaatgaaaaaaattcatcTATGAAGGTTACATAGTACCAAAATCCTTCATAGGAAAGTAAAGGAGCATGTCCCCACACATCACTATGTATAATCTGTAAAGGTTGTGGTAATTTGGTGAACTCTTCCCTCTAAACATGATGTATAGATAGATGAGCATGTGTCTAGTGATGTAGGAACCTGAGATTGATGAAGAATTGCAGAAGTGATCTTATTGGATGTGTGTCGTAGCTTTTTATGCCATAAGCTTGAATTAACTGGATTTGTAAGAAAGCATGCATGTGATTTGGGTGGGGTAGGTGACACCTTCTATGAGATTTTGAATGGAATGAGATAGTAACTAACTCTACACAGTCCCTTGAAGAGTATTTTCCCTATGAATTTGTCATGAATCCAAAAAGAAACATCATCATAAATGAATATGCACCTATTATCCATGCAGAGTTGATAAATGGATAATAAGTGTTGAGATAGTTttggaacatgtaaaacattctTTAGAGCAAATGAAAGATTTGAAACTAGTAATTGAGATATGCCAACATTAGAAATATGCAAACATGCACCACTTGCAGTGGTTGTTGTGTCATTTCCTTGATATGGAGTAACAAGTTCCAAGTTAGCCTGCTCATAAGTCATGTGTGAGGTGGCACCAGTATCTGCAATCCAAAACTACTCAGTGAATGCAGAAGGTTGATGATTAGCATGCACAGTTATGAGATTAGTTGTTGGAGGTTTTCCTTGATAAGAAAAATTTCAGAAAGATGATCAGGACAGATGGACTGATATGGTTTTGGTGTACCTAGAGTGCTAGGATATTAGGGACCAGAGTTGTACTAagaccttcttctttctttgcctcGAAAATTACACAACAAGAATATTGATTATCAGGGGCAGTAGCTTAGGGGCGAAAATAGGGATTTGTCTCTATTAATTTGCATTAGGGGTGAATATATAAATTTGCCTCTAATGAAAGTGATAGGAGCGAAATAAAAATTGTTGCTATTAATTTCATATATTGGAGGCGAATAAATGGGCCTCAAatatatttaatgaaatttaataattttagttAGGTATTTACGTATTTTTTTCGTttattttgaacgtgtttaatgCATAAATCAAAAGATATTAACTCCTAAAATCCTAATTCTCCGATACCTATGCACCCACCTTCCTTATTTCTCTCATTTCCAACCTTTCACGCGCATAGACCCTCCATCTACTCATTC encodes the following:
- the LOC137711215 gene encoding uncharacterized protein isoform X2 translates to MTTGTEEVVLKEEEEERMVRMGSYGGMVRLLTVTATAKSEEEEEEKEKEECSYEAAAEEIMLLWGIQQPTLSKPNAFVSQACLELKLDACGHSLSIFQSPSSLNTPGVTGAVMWDSGVVLGKFLEHASDAELLPLQGKKVVELGSGCGLVGCIAALLGGQVVLTDLPDRLRLLRKNIEVNLRHGDMRGSAKVMEFTWGDDPDPELTEPPPDLVLGSDVIYSEEAVLDLLSALQQLSGGETTIFLAGELRNDAVLEYFLECAMKDFVIGRLDQRQWHPEYCSSRVVLYVLVRK
- the LOC137711215 gene encoding uncharacterized protein isoform X3 — encoded protein: MTTGTEEVVLKEEEEERMVRMGSYGGMVRLLTVTATAKSEEEEEEKEKEECSYEAAAEEIMLLWGIQQPTLSKPNAFVSQACLELKLDACGHSLSIFQSPSSLNTPGVTGAVMWDSGVVLGKFLEHASDAELLPLQGKKVVELGSGCGLVGCIAALLGGQVVLTDLPDRLRLLRKNIEVNLRHGDMRGSAKVMEFTWGDDPDPELTEPPPDLATLRRRNDNLFGWRTSK
- the LOC137711215 gene encoding uncharacterized protein isoform X1; its protein translation is MTTGTEEVVLKEEEEERMVRMGSYGGMVRLLTVTATAKSEEEEEEKEKEECSYEAAAEEIMLLWGIQQPTLSKPNAFVSQACLELKLDACGHSLSIFQSPSSLNTPGVTGAVMWDSGVVLGKFLEHASDAELLPLQGKKVVELGSGCGLVGCIAALLGGQVVLTDLPDRLRLLRKNIEVNLRHGDMRGSAKVMEFTWGDDPDPELTEPPPDLGKQLLGSDVIYSEEAVLDLLSALQQLSGGETTIFLAGELRNDAVLEYFLECAMKDFVIGRLDQRQWHPEYCSSRVVLYVLVRK